The Parafrankia irregularis genome contains a region encoding:
- a CDS encoding class I SAM-dependent methyltransferase: MRQRYDDFADWYDVYATRGMGQPVARAADRLLTRLLGSGQGRLCLDLGCGGGVHVPALTGLGWRVIGVDISARQIALARRRRIEAVVASADRLPIADQSVDAVATIMTTTDFDDLLPVFTEAHRALRPGGRLVVVAAHPCFGGVFVERDSQGSCVVHAGYRVHQRVEEHPLLGDGIRARVGVVNVPLPVLLNALTGAGLVLRETAEDDGDHAVPDLLALAATRAGCDRPGIR; encoded by the coding sequence ATGCGACAGCGCTACGACGACTTCGCCGACTGGTACGACGTCTACGCGACCCGGGGAATGGGCCAACCAGTCGCCCGCGCGGCAGACCGCCTGCTGACCCGGCTCCTCGGCTCCGGCCAGGGCCGCCTCTGCCTCGACCTCGGCTGCGGCGGCGGTGTGCATGTTCCCGCACTGACCGGTCTGGGCTGGCGCGTGATCGGCGTCGACATCTCCGCACGCCAGATCGCCCTCGCCCGCAGGCGGCGCATCGAGGCAGTGGTCGCCAGCGCCGACCGGCTGCCGATCGCCGACCAGTCCGTGGATGCTGTCGCCACCATCATGACGACCACGGACTTCGATGACCTGCTTCCCGTCTTCACCGAAGCCCACCGGGCGCTACGCCCCGGCGGACGTCTGGTGGTGGTCGCCGCGCACCCGTGCTTCGGCGGCGTTTTCGTCGAACGTGACAGCCAGGGCTCCTGCGTCGTCCATGCGGGTTACCGCGTCCATCAGCGGGTCGAGGAGCATCCCCTGCTCGGGGACGGGATCCGCGCCCGGGTCGGGGTGGTCAACGTCCCTCTGCCTGTGCTGCTGAACGCGCTGACCGGCGCCGGGCTCGTCCTGCGGGAGACCGCCGAGGACGACGGTGACCACGCGGTCCCGGACCTGCTCGCGCTCGCCGCCACCCGGGCGGGTTGCGATCGCCCGGGCATCCGCTGA
- a CDS encoding methyltransferase, translating into MADLATPMSIRVAATLGLVEHAGSAGATAEQLACDTETSAPALRRLLDHLVTIGVFVLDAESGRYRPTSLGNQMAGEAPEGYKTLLDINCAGGRADLAFVELLETITTGAPGYQHRYGRGFWGDLDAHPELRRSFDAQMNWRFRAQAPQIARRFDWARFSEILDVGGGDGTVLTAILAAHSDLRGRVLDLAPTAAAANARFVAAGLGNRASAIAGSFFDPLPGGADVYLLSDILHDWDDEHARGILAGCRRAAAPDGTVVVIEPVLGRGAGTAFDLFMLMCFSGRERTVGEITRLAADCDLVLRHAEPVADGRTALEFGITPAV; encoded by the coding sequence ATGGCCGATCTGGCGACCCCCATGTCCATACGGGTCGCCGCGACACTCGGTCTGGTCGAACATGCGGGCAGTGCGGGGGCGACCGCGGAACAACTGGCCTGCGACACGGAGACCTCCGCACCGGCACTTCGGCGGCTCCTCGACCATCTGGTCACGATCGGGGTCTTCGTCCTCGACGCCGAGTCCGGCCGCTATCGGCCCACAAGCCTCGGTAACCAGATGGCCGGGGAAGCCCCCGAGGGATACAAGACCCTGCTCGACATCAACTGCGCGGGCGGACGGGCGGACCTCGCCTTCGTCGAACTGCTCGAAACGATCACCACCGGCGCACCCGGCTACCAACACCGCTATGGGCGCGGTTTCTGGGGGGACCTCGACGCCCACCCGGAGCTGCGGCGTTCGTTCGACGCCCAGATGAACTGGCGGTTCCGAGCACAGGCGCCGCAGATCGCCAGGCGCTTCGACTGGGCCCGGTTCTCCGAGATCCTGGATGTGGGCGGGGGCGACGGGACCGTTCTCACCGCTATCCTCGCTGCCCATTCCGATCTGCGCGGACGGGTGCTGGACCTGGCTCCGACCGCCGCCGCTGCCAACGCAAGGTTCGTGGCTGCCGGGCTCGGCAATCGAGCCAGCGCCATTGCCGGGAGTTTCTTCGACCCGCTGCCCGGCGGCGCGGACGTCTACCTCCTGTCCGACATCCTGCATGACTGGGATGACGAGCACGCCCGCGGAATTCTGGCCGGGTGCCGTCGGGCCGCCGCGCCGGACGGCACCGTCGTGGTCATCGAGCCGGTGCTGGGGCGGGGAGCCGGCACCGCGTTCGACCTGTTCATGCTGATGTGTTTCAGCGGCCGGGAAAGAACGGTCGGCGAGATAACCAGGCTGGCCGCGGACTGCGACCTTGTACTCCGCCACGCCGAACCGGTGGCGGACGGACGGACAGCACTGGAGTTCGGAATCACCCCCGCCGTGTAG
- a CDS encoding DUF5615 family PIN-like protein has translation MRFLLDNNLSSTLATGLREAGHDVLHVRDVELGAADDTTATVVLESQNEHVMNGAASQTNAPRAMGPRSASRYRRKRVNQPR, from the coding sequence GTGCGCTTCCTGCTCGACAACAACCTGTCGAGCACTCTCGCGACCGGCCTGCGCGAGGCTGGGCACGACGTTCTCCATGTTCGAGACGTCGAACTGGGCGCGGCCGACGACACCACTGCCACAGTCGTTCTGGAGTCGCAGAACGAGCACGTCATGAATGGCGCCGCATCCCAGACCAATGCCCCCAGAGCAATGGGCCCCAGGTCAGCGTCGAGGTATCGAAGGAAGAGGGTAAACCAGCCAAGGTGA
- a CDS encoding DUF433 domain-containing protein: MLKPERGWPVHFTRITVNPAQMGGVPCIRGLRIPVATVVGMVADGMSATEVIAELPDLDVDDVREALRFAAEAVREQQLPLIIPA, translated from the coding sequence ATGCTGAAGCCCGAGAGGGGGTGGCCCGTGCACTTCACCCGCATCACGGTGAACCCGGCGCAGATGGGCGGGGTTCCCTGCATCCGTGGGTTGCGCATCCCGGTAGCAACAGTCGTCGGCATGGTCGCGGATGGCATGTCCGCCACCGAGGTCATCGCTGAGCTGCCAGACCTCGATGTGGACGACGTCCGCGAAGCCCTCCGATTCGCAGCCGAGGCTGTCCGCGAGCAGCAGCTTCCGCTGATCATCCCAGCCTGA
- a CDS encoding type II toxin-antitoxin system HicB family antitoxin, translating into MSASPGVAGTARLISMERAARLTAVVTHEGDWYVARALEVEVTSQGVSVEESLANLREALELYFEDQPFPAIAADGPIVAPLDIRLSA; encoded by the coding sequence GTGAGCGCTTCGCCAGGAGTGGCAGGGACGGCTAGGCTGATCTCCATGGAGCGAGCGGCGCGGCTGACGGCTGTCGTCACGCACGAGGGTGACTGGTACGTGGCGCGGGCTCTGGAGGTCGAGGTGACCAGCCAGGGAGTCAGCGTCGAGGAATCGCTGGCGAATCTCCGCGAGGCACTGGAGCTGTACTTCGAGGACCAGCCGTTCCCCGCCATCGCCGCGGATGGTCCCATCGTCGCTCCGCTGGACATTCGCCTGTCGGCGTGA
- a CDS encoding type II toxin-antitoxin system HicA family toxin, producing MKALGRAGFEEVATRGSHCKLRHKENARVVIVPLHRELAAGTLASVLRQAGIEAEELRMLLT from the coding sequence GTGAAGGCTCTGGGGCGTGCCGGCTTCGAGGAGGTCGCCACGCGTGGCTCGCACTGCAAGCTGCGGCACAAGGAGAACGCCCGGGTCGTGATCGTCCCGCTGCACCGGGAGCTGGCGGCAGGAACTCTCGCCTCTGTTCTGCGCCAGGCGGGCATCGAGGCGGAGGAGCTTAGGATGTTGCTCACCTGA
- a CDS encoding Abi family protein encodes MSNDLTPSHALAVQLRRRLSAERLDPYERACNHDLEQAVALYEWNSSISAAFHEVLGLFEIVLRNALHDQLTRWHQRQRRPGQWYDDPAGVLEAHRRQDVADAYARLRRDGKVITPGRMIAELTFGFWRYLLTRRYETTLWTHAFRRAFPNLRPAQRTRIHNPVDSLVRLRNRVAHHEPIHNRPLATLHHDLLHVAGHLDGDVEEWIRSRSRVPALLLSRPTQLPAATRS; translated from the coding sequence ATGTCGAACGACCTGACGCCGTCGCACGCCCTCGCGGTCCAACTCCGGCGCAGGCTGAGCGCCGAGCGCCTCGATCCGTACGAACGGGCCTGCAATCACGACCTTGAACAGGCAGTGGCCCTGTACGAGTGGAACAGCAGCATCAGCGCCGCGTTCCACGAGGTCCTCGGACTCTTCGAGATCGTCCTGCGCAACGCCCTGCACGACCAGCTCACCCGCTGGCATCAGCGCCAGCGAAGGCCCGGCCAGTGGTACGACGACCCAGCCGGCGTCCTCGAAGCTCATCGACGGCAGGACGTCGCTGACGCCTACGCCAGGCTGCGGCGCGACGGCAAGGTCATCACACCTGGCCGGATGATCGCCGAGCTGACGTTCGGATTCTGGCGCTACCTTCTGACCAGGCGATACGAGACAACCCTGTGGACTCACGCATTCCGCCGCGCGTTTCCGAACCTTCGCCCGGCGCAACGGACCCGGATCCACAACCCCGTCGACAGCCTCGTCCGGCTCCGCAACCGCGTCGCACACCACGAACCGATCCACAACCGACCGCTCGCGACACTCCACCATGATCTGCTACATGTCGCCGGGCACCTCGATGGAGACGTCGAAGAATGGATCCGCAGTCGAAGCCGAGTGCCCGCTCTCCTGCTGTCACGACCGACGCAGCTGCCCGCAGCAACTAGGTCATAA